The Pyrus communis chromosome 14, drPyrComm1.1, whole genome shotgun sequence sequence CCAAAACACCTAACTCATCTTCCTTGCTGAGAATGTATCTGTAACAAAACCTCCTAACACATTTAGTCTTCATTATTTCTGAGAATACTTCTTCAACCAAGTTCCTCAAAATGCCAAACTCAATTTCTCAGCAAGAAAATATTCTTGGTCAAGAAGTTTTACATCAACATCAAAGTCTTATACTATATTTCTTCAAGAGAACAAGCATTTCGAATCATCAGGGTTaagagcaagagtatctcatatcatgctcttaccctgtcttttcctttgccttgcTCTTGCCTACAAGACAAGGATAAAGAAAGCAATCATTCAAAACCTGAAGTCAAACTTTCAGTcaggaaccgactacctggaactTTTTcttgattgcttaccttgtATTGCTCTAGAGTAatcatcttcaactgttgttAGAGCTGGGCCTCAAGTCACCAATACCACAGAATAATTAGCATGTtattggctctttacactgCAGCGACCAAGCATGGATGAatcaccaagaagtgatggacAATCCAAGGGCAAAGATTTTGCACCACATCTATTGGGCAAGAGACTGAAGCGGAAAGATCAACGATGAGTCCATGGAAGTCCAAAGGGAGAAAATTGGTGGCTGATTGAGTGAATGGAAGACCAAAGTTCAGTGATGGGAATCCTACTCACAGCCCTAACAAACTCTACCAGTTTATATCATTCACATGATGTACAATAGGGTAATGAAAATTACTAATTGATTACAAGTTACAAAGATGTCGCATGGATTGAAGTCTCTGTCAGACTATCCACAAACTTGACACTACTGAACTGTTACATGCCCGAAGCATGACAGTCTCCGCATAGATTCAAGTTCGAAAAGGGATAATCCATGGACACGACAATTTTGAATATATTTTATGCTTGAAGCATGATCAATGTGTAGGTTCCAATGATTCAACTGACCAGAAATGGAGCTtaaaaatccaagctctataacgctTTAGAGGAGGTTGTGATCCAAATTCTCAAACAATTCATCTAATACGAGATTACTATCTTAGAAAAGACAATGCAAAGCCCCTAAAGGGGCAAGGATatccaaagtaatgaaatacTTATAAatatgcatgcgcatgcacatAAGAATTTTGGGATCAAGAATTGATGATCACCAATGTTAATTTGGGTTTtacagtagctactaaattcatcaatgagctgtgttGATATTGAGCCAGATTCTTTTGTTTATACATGCTCGAAGCATATCTCCacaagtaaatccctcaagtatacatggaagcaagttactctatataaattttgaaagaCAATGTATCATGAAGTATAGAAAATCCCTGAAGTATTCAAATTGGTTGAAGAAAGCCCTAGAAGGGTAAAGCATAActtatgtactcaataccaatgaATGGTATAAATTACCTTAATGAGTACtttcattatgatattgttgcacATTGAATCACTTACAAGAGTTTATATTAGATTGGAACTCTTGAGGAGTTTCGAAAGATTATAAAATGTTGAAAGGAATATTGTCTCGAGCTGCAGGTCGCACAATATGCCAACACAAATCTTATGCAAAATGTTTATGGTATTAAAAAATCATACAGATtaaagattatgagttgaatactcaaatgattaaccaatatttagacactaagaaagATCTTTCATCCTCGTGAGGGAAATGATggattgatatttggtccaagAGAACTATATCTTAGTGAGGTATTGATGTATTTAGTACAATACACTGAGTTAGATGTTACATTTCATGTAAAgaacaataccaaaatatggTATTAGAATGAAGTAAAGTTTATCATTTGATAACTCTAGGAAATTATAGACATGAGCTTATTCTATTCGAAAGAACTCACTAATAACCATAATCTTATTGGGCAAGCAAAAATTTTATTATCTCTCAAGCCTGCATAAAAATCGCTCTCAGAAATGATTTTTATTTACATATGGAAATGAATTGATCTTACCACGATCAAGGAAAGAACATTCATTGCCACATCTTCATATCTCTTAGAAATACAAGAGTTTGGTTAAAACCTGTGGCCATTAAAATTTGGAGCGCTAGGGAACCACCTTCAGAAGCAAACACTCCAACTATCATGAATGGTATCAAATTACATCAACATAGTAATTAGTCAGATTAAATAATTCGAAATCAGAGGGAGATACTAATCAGGGGGAGCATCTAAAAcatatcaaggttttaacgaggcaaatGAAATTGACGTATAGCCATCCAAGGAGGAGCGTTGTAATATAATATGTGGATGGCCCACATGAATAGTTTGTTACTAttcatccaaagaaaaatcagATGGATTATTATTCATATGAAGAAAAACGGATGGGTTACTATTCATGCACAGTatttcactattcatttaaGGAATGTTTGTAAAGTGAATAGGTTGCTAAAGTAATCTTTTACTTGTAAGATGAGAGCATACGGAGGAAGGAAGaagtgagaagaagaagaaaaagatgagagaaaaacaTACAGAGGAAAGAAAGAGGAGTTATGGAGGAAAGggatgagaagaagaagaaaaagatgagagaaaaacaTACAGAGGAAAGAAAGAGGGCGTTGTGAAgggaaaggaagagaaaaagaaagaagagagatggGAAAGAAATTACCAGTGAGCTAGGccagagagaaaagagaaaataacgagagattttgtactcttattatttcATATAATGAAAGAAAGTACTACTGCTGCCCTGAGAACGTAAGCACACTTGCTGAACctcgtaaatattgtgtcttatttactttattccactgcacacttATCATCAACTTTACAACAACATTTGTTTTCTGATCTCTGTCGATTATACAACCACCATGGTTCCCATATCGATTTGCCTCTGCTTATGAGTTATAAGCAGAAGGTCTAAAATTTTGTTCACATGAATAAAGAGTTCAATATTTAATTACTATAATTTTGCATACCGTATGACTTTGGctaattttttgtaaattgTGTATCAAAACAAAAGCCTTTTCTTATTTGACCAAAAACAATGGGAACGGTTTTGTTCACCACCCTTAAGTGATGGTGATGTTCATCGTCCTATTTATAACTATtggatgagtttgaatttcaagATTTGTATAATGAATagatgacacatcccgacctggaTTGTCCACTAAGACTCCGAATTGAGATGTGTTggctgacacctggaaggtgacgaagccataaagcgTGGTGATGTGGAATGTGTGAATAAATTttaacctaaaagtgcctaaatatgattgtgcgctgtgagcgggaatgaccccatttcacacgtgacgtcaaagcataagtaaagtacagtagagtgGATTGAAAATCATACCGTCGAAGGTAATCTTCAATACCAAGACTTGCCatgaatcctcgtcgatacgaaaacTTTACTATTATAACCTAGAGAGATAAAAACAAGAGTGAGTGGCCCTGAATATAAAGCTTTAATAAAGACCTTTTAAACAATATAACCCCTCACTATAATACCTGTATAGGTTCCAGGaaatcatactacatataagtatgaaatgaaatgtaaatcaatagtaaatccaagaatattccaaatcactacatattggcaacaacaatataaatcaagtgctcatcaatctatggtAACCCACGAGTCGAAGTTGCTTAACGCAACCTGCACGGCTCATAAATCAACCCATGATAACATCTGAGTCaaagttgcctaatgcaacctgtacgactcataggcaacctgtacgacaatgtTAGAGTTGCCTATCATTGCAACTTGTACGACAATGTCGAAGTTGCCTATCATTGCAACATGTACGATAGTGTCGGAGTTACCTATCATTGGAACCTGTACAACAATGTCGGAGTTGCACAAAACACTAATATAGTCATGCcctaactcaatcatttcaaataatactataaactcacctgaacttacctatACGTTCCGCATTCACCTTAGCACTTCAAGGCCTTCACAACAATTATATGTAGGTAATATGCATATGGTTATACAAtaatgcaatctaaaactcaaccatatcatagtattttagaatatacaaatatatatatatatatatatatgacatggcataaaatgcatatATCAATTTAAAAGCGTTTTGTGGAAATATCAATGATATACATACGATAAAAGGAAATGACCTACTCACCTAAGGTCCGCTCTACGACTTCCTAGCATGAATATCGAGACGTCATGAACGATCCTCACCTAGAAGAATTATTCAATCacgtctcagaactcttatgaatagaacacataacttacataaaacacatcccaatgacgttctagaatgatttgagacttattgaccaaaagtcaaccatcggtcaaagatcaacggtagggtccataaccctacgtaactcaatcCGAAAGATTCGCATCTGGTATTTCCAATccataacttccaaagatccacattttgcttctaaaacatcatgctaaagtttcattacggtccaacggttggatctccgccaattaacaattcaagtggcggtcaacgttttattttacacacttacaaatccaattcgggaagattcGTACGTCAGATTCCCAATCTATAAGTTtataatatcctcaaatattatatattataatgtattaaagtttggtgatgatccaacagTCGGATCGTGAATTCACATAATGTTTAAGTAGCGATCTTTATCAAAACTATGCTCAAACGATGAGATTTCATCAATTGGACTTCACCTATGGAATTGGGGTGTCAAACTTAGCTTAGAAAGGTCAGGGGGTGACTTGGTTCACGTGCTGCCGCACACAGCAGTCGGTCGTCCCgattcgccggaaaattcatttatctctaaaaattctcaaaatttacagaaaggaagatctcaaagagtagagaaaaattaatacctgtggccaagtccaatttggctggCAAAGGCTCTAAATTGATTTGAACCCGCAAGAAACCCTAAGGTGAGTGTTCTTCAATTCGACTTCCTCGATGCTCCAATGCCCCTATAACCAATTGGGTCTTGTTCTTGGGTCCAAGgggagttgattaagggtggtggtgggtggtgaagCTCGCCGGATCAGAGGAATCACTGTCGAGCACCTCTGGTGCATCGATGGGGTTCTACATGACTTGGACCCTAAAAATCCTCAAATTTGGGGGAAGATAGAAGAGGGAAGGTTGAGGAAGAGGTTGTGGGTGATGAATGGTGATGAATCGACGGAAAGAATGGCGGAAACCGCCGGAAATGGAATCGGGTTGGTGCACGGGAAgctgggcttttttttttttttttttttttccttttctcccccccttcttttttttttctttctaattggtTGCTCATTCCCTTCCTGTTTCTCTAATTGGTTACAATTGTGGGagtttattttcctttaaatctATAATTTAGTGAAACAACTTCAAATGTCCGTGAccataccgttataatccggactcgtgAACGGCTTTTGCCTATGCGTTCGTACCAACGAGTATTACACAAATACAccaaaagaataagtcatacattcctctagacgatggtcaacaaaagtcaaaatccttgcctctagggcattttcgtcaattccctcgattaaaataaataaaaatgaaattttaggaACAGGTTGTCACAATAgaaacaaatctcaaaatttaaatttatccaaTAGTACTAAGTAAGGTGGTGAGCATTGCGACCACTTGATGAGGGTGGTGAGCAAATGCACTCAAAAGCACTGCATgttttgccacttagtactacggtatagtgatattctttttcacttgtaagtgagaggtctcaGGTTCGATTCTCtctaaaagtgaatttgaatcacattattgctagcttattatGAGGCTTAAGTTTATTCTCTTCCTTTAGTgttgataatatcgtttgttcaaaataaaaaaaaaaataaaaaaattaaaaaaataaaataaaataaaacacggcctttttagttttaatcttTTGTACAGGGCAACAAAGGTAAAATGCGCGCTCCTATATAAAAAAGggaggtttaacaaaacactatttttattgttcacttttaacgaaaaaacatATTTATACTTTTCCTTGATACTATTTATTATActtttaaaaatgatttttcattaaaaaaagaaggtttttttttagttttcattcttATAAAGAAGGATGTTCGGAATTGTTAGGTGGCAAAAGTTGTACGTAGCTCTTGCGGTACAGCCTACAGGGGTTAGTGGGGGCGGTGGAGTTGCCTTCTTGAAAGGTGAAGCCCAAGATCCGATCAGTAATGGCAGCCTCCACTGTCCTATTCACAATTATTCTGCTCTTCCTCGGTCTTTCAGGTTCCTCCTCTTTTCCAATTAACCTACTTTCTTCCACCTTCATGTGTTGGGTTTCCCAGAAAGTGcaggaaaataaagaaaacacagAAAACAAGATGGAAACTTTGAACTAAAAGTCTCAGATTTTCTTTCTGGGTCctcttaaaagaaaattttctcaaCTGGGTCTTATATATCTCCTTTTTGGCtttcttgaaagaaaaaagaaacttcaaatttgaaatttttctttttctcccatCTAGTTTGCTCTgttttctcaccaaccaaacatAATCCAATCTTCTGTTATGTGATCAATTTAGATTCACCACTCACTAATCTCCAGTGGGATTTTCTTAAATTCAAGTAAACATTTGACGTTAATTTCATCGAATTTGGGATCTGAATTTAATATCTGTTTTCACTTTTCAGATTCAAGTCTCGAAGTCCAGAGCCTGAGCTTCGGAATCAACTATGGACAAATAGCCAACAACCTCCCATCTCCGTCGCGAGTGGCCGTCCTCCTCCAGTCCCTCAACGTCAGCCGCATCAAACTTTACGATGCGGATCCGAACGTCCTCCAAGCCTTCGCGAACTCAGAGGTTGATTTCATCATCGGCCTCGGCAACGAGTACTTGCAGAGCATGTCCACCGACCCTCTCAAAGCCCAATCCTGGATTCAGCAGCACGTGCAGCCCCATCTCCCCCAGACCAAAATCACGTGCATCAACGTCGGGAACGAAGTCCTCGGCGGCACCGACACCCAGCTGTGGTCGTACCTCCTCCCGGCAATGCAATCAGTCTACCGCGCCCTCGTGAACCTCGGCCTCTCCAAACAAGTAGCTGTCACGACCGCGCACTCGCTTACTATTTTAGGAAAATCCTACCCGCCGTCCTCGGGGAGTTTCCGACAAGATCTCGCTCAATATATCCAGCCGATCCTCAGCTTCCACTCGCAAGTTAATTCGCCTTTTTTGATAAATGCTTATCCGTACTTTGCTTACAAGGACAATCCAGGTGAAGTTTCGATAGACTACGTGCTGTTCCAGCCTAATTCTGGTATGGTCGATTCAGTCACGAATCTCCACTACGACAACATGCTGGATGCCCAGATTGATGCCGTTTATTCCGCCATCAAGGCGATGGGCCATTCGGACATCGAGGTCCGAATATCCGAGACCGGCTGGCCTTCCAAGGGGGATGCCAACGAGGCCGGCGCCACGCCGGAGAATGCTGGTATTTACAATGGGAATCTGATGAGgaaaattgaagagaaaaaagGGACGCCGGCGAAGCCTCAAGTTCCGATTGACATTTACGTTTTTGCACTGTTTAATGAGGATTTGAAGCCTGGTCCGGCATCGGAGAGAAACTATGGACTATATTATCCGAATGGTACTCAGGTTTATGATATTGGATCCCAGGGTTATCTTCCTCAACTAATTTTTTCCGCAGACTCTAAtataaatgcaagtaaatttaCCCTTTTGTTAATACCtctttttatgattttgggatgagttaattttcttcattttttaatataacaaTATGTTTACTTTAATTTAGTACCGAAATGTCATTTGCGAGGGTCAGGAGTTCAGAAAGAAGTGAAGATAAATACTACTAAGCATTTGAAGTTAATTTTCTTGTTAATGACATCTAATgctatatttttctttgtttttgcaggCCATATCCACCTTCAATTTTCTGAGCCTTCTCATTGTGTACATATTATTATGTGCTTATTAGAGCTCATATATTCGGTGAACTTTTTAGGGGGAGGAAGACGTGCAGACAGGAGCAACATGAAGAATTCCTGAAGATTTTTAAGAAGCAAAAGGAATTCTAATAGGTTATattaaggaaattgttattagcacttcaaaaatcccactttacactccaaactttctatatttggaaacaaaaatacacttgtgaggagtgtagaataagatttttgaagtgccaataacacttccttaTATTAATAGCTTTAGTTTTTCTTATACTGTATATGGACCATCACATttattttcattgattttctaCACTGGTGAACTAGCCAATAATCTACCATAGGATTTCAATTTTACACAATATTGCTGAATAATGGAATAAAAAGGACACATTATTGTCGCTGTATTTTTCCTTGAGATTCTGCGTCCATCCTCTCgagtttgatttgattttctttCTCCGCTATCGCTTGTTTGAAAGTAAAAGAATTGAGAATGATCTATCTGTAAATCGCACTTGATATGCATGGTGGGAAATCAAATGGCATCTGTGACGCTGAGGCTGTCAAGTTCAGTCTACTTCACATATGTGCACCAAGTGGACTTTTGACGCATAAAAAtagtttatgaaaaaaaatatccaaCTTTATGAATACAATGTCACCACATGGATAGTTTGTTTTTACTAGCAAGAGCAAATGGTAACGCGTCCCTTTCCTTCCTTATCATAATACTTGCAATTATGCATATAAAATTATGTGTGGCTTCTGCTCATTAGCAAAAGTCCAAATTGGCTTCCATCAACCTTTTTTTGACTCTTCCTTTTGGGTTGCcttatctattttatttttaaaatttgagtttGGAGTGTATCGTTATTAAAAACGTGTTTTTATATCGGagatataataaaataatataattttttattatttacatATAGACTACTTACTTTTAATATTGTCAAAGTATTGTAATAAAGTAAAACTCAACAGTTAATAATAGATGAATCGCACGATGATTGTGATAAAAAGTTGAAATGCCTCATCTCCCTTCTGTGAGTCTTCTCAACTTCTGGAATGATGAATGTTTATGGTAAAAACATCAGCTGGTCCTCTATTTTtagaatacaaaaaaaaaagaaaaaacaaaaacacagcTAGTAATAAGTGTTTAAGTTGATAATATTAGTACTAAACCATGATGCGGCTTAGAGTTCGTCAATCTTTTCTAAACCTTATCAACTTTGTCTTTTGGTGTGAACTGTTATCTGAAAAATGGCAATAGCTCTTTGTCTGCAACACGGCTCTGCATTTGTCTTCTCTTTTGGCGGCCTTTCGAGTTAGTGACTTGGGAGTTTTGAGTTTACATGTATCAGGATGACGAAGCTTTTACTTCACACACATTATTCTGTCAAACTTTAACCAAATATTTTTTAAGCTTTGGTTTTGGATATTTCATATTATCGAGTTTCAAACTTCAATCCAACTTCGGATCGACTTGCCAATGTTATTCACGTCTAAtggatttcattttatttataagtaataAGCTTTCTGATTTGACTTTTATAAGTGACAAATATTTTAACACAGAAAAACTTATAGTGCGAGTTAGCCTAAATT is a genomic window containing:
- the LOC137715502 gene encoding glucan endo-1,3-beta-glucosidase 14-like isoform X2; translated protein: MAASTVLFTIILLFLGLSDSSLEVQSLSFGINYGQIANNLPSPSRVAVLLQSLNVSRIKLYDADPNVLQAFANSEVDFIIGLGNEYLQSMSTDPLKAQSWIQQHVQPHLPQTKITCINVGNEVLGGTDTQLWSYLLPAMQSVYRALVNLGLSKQVAVTTAHSLTILGKSYPPSSGSFRQDLAQYIQPILSFHSQVNSPFLINAYPYFAYKDNPGEVSIDYVLFQPNSGMVDSVTNLHYDNMLDAQIDAVYSAIKAMGHSDIEVRISETGWPSKGDANEAGATPENAGIYNGNLMRKIEEKKGTPAKPQVPIDIYVFALFNEDLKPGPASERNYGLYYPNGTQVYDIGSQGYLPQLIFSADSNINAISTFNFLSLLIVYILLCAY
- the LOC137715502 gene encoding glucan endo-1,3-beta-glucosidase 14-like isoform X1, which gives rise to MAASTVLFTIILLFLGLSDSSLEVQSLSFGINYGQIANNLPSPSRVAVLLQSLNVSRIKLYDADPNVLQAFANSEVDFIIGLGNEYLQSMSTDPLKAQSWIQQHVQPHLPQTKITCINVGNEVLGGTDTQLWSYLLPAMQSVYRALVNLGLSKQVAVTTAHSLTILGKSYPPSSGSFRQDLAQYIQPILSFHSQVNSPFLINAYPYFAYKDNPGEVSIDYVLFQPNSGMVDSVTNLHYDNMLDAQIDAVYSAIKAMGHSDIEVRISETGWPSKGDANEAGATPENAGIYNGNLMRKIEEKKGTPAKPQVPIDIYVFALFNEDLKPGPASERNYGLYYPNGTQVYDIGSQGYLPQLIFSADSNINASHIHLQFSEPSHCVHIIMCLLELIYSVNFLGGGRRADRSNMKNS